From a region of the Pectobacterium aquaticum genome:
- the cydX gene encoding cytochrome bd-I oxidase subunit CydX, whose protein sequence is MWYFAWILGTLLACAFALVTALAVENHEAGKDAS, encoded by the coding sequence ATGTGGTATTTCGCCTGGATACTCGGCACGTTGCTGGCCTGCGCGTTCGCGCTGGTCACCGCGCTGGCAGTAGAGAACCATGAAGCGGGCAAAGACGCTTCGTAG
- the cydB gene encoding cytochrome d ubiquinol oxidase subunit II, with protein MLDYETLRLIWWGLIGLLFIGFAITDGFDMGVGILLRLLGKNDTERRVMINVIAPHWDGNQVWLITGAGALFAAWPMVYAAAFSGFYFAMILVLAALFFRPVGFDYRSKLENRRWRNMWDWGIFIGSFVPTLVFGIAFGNLLQGVPLSVDMYLRLTYHGGFFGLLNPFGLLAGVVSVAMIVAHGAIYLQMRTTEALQRRAQKTVQIASALMSLTFLLAGFWVLFGIDGYLITSAIDKAAPSNPLNKEVVQQAGAWLTNFTTHPALWAIPALGVALPWFTCLFSRIDRCGWGFLTSSLTIVCVILTAGITLFPFVMPSSFDPNVSLTIWDATSSQLTLQVMTILACIFVPTILLYTSWCYYKMFGRIDARYIEANKHSVY; from the coding sequence ATGCTGGATTATGAAACATTACGCCTGATTTGGTGGGGATTGATTGGCCTGTTGTTCATCGGCTTCGCCATCACCGACGGCTTTGATATGGGCGTAGGCATTCTGCTGCGCCTGCTGGGCAAGAACGATACCGAGCGACGGGTGATGATCAACGTGATCGCTCCACACTGGGACGGCAATCAGGTCTGGCTGATCACCGGCGCGGGCGCGCTGTTCGCCGCCTGGCCGATGGTCTATGCCGCCGCCTTTTCCGGTTTCTATTTCGCCATGATCCTGGTACTCGCCGCCCTGTTCTTCCGCCCGGTTGGCTTTGATTATCGCTCCAAGCTGGAAAACCGCCGCTGGCGCAATATGTGGGACTGGGGCATTTTCATCGGCAGCTTCGTCCCCACGCTGGTATTCGGCATCGCTTTCGGGAATCTGTTGCAGGGTGTGCCGCTGAGTGTAGATATGTATTTGCGCCTCACCTACCACGGCGGGTTCTTTGGCCTGTTGAATCCGTTTGGGCTGCTGGCAGGCGTCGTGAGTGTCGCTATGATCGTCGCACACGGTGCCATTTACCTGCAAATGCGCACCACAGAGGCGCTTCAGCGTCGCGCGCAAAAAACCGTCCAGATCGCCAGCGCGCTGATGAGCCTCACCTTCTTACTGGCTGGTTTTTGGGTACTGTTCGGCATCGACGGCTACCTGATTACCTCCGCAATAGATAAAGCGGCCCCGTCTAACCCGCTGAATAAAGAGGTGGTCCAGCAGGCTGGGGCGTGGTTAACCAACTTTACGACGCACCCTGCGCTGTGGGCGATCCCCGCATTAGGTGTGGCTCTGCCGTGGTTCACCTGCCTCTTCTCTCGCATAGACCGCTGCGGCTGGGGTTTCCTGACTTCATCACTGACGATTGTCTGCGTGATTCTGACGGCAGGAATTACGCTGTTCCCGTTCGTGATGCCTTCCAGCTTCGATCCCAACGTCAGCCTGACCATCTGGGATGCCACGTCCAGCCAGCTTACGCTTCAGGTGATGACCATTCTGGCCTGTATTTTTGTTCCCACCATCCTGCTTTATACCAGCTGGTGTTATTACAAAATGTTTGGCCGGATCGATGCCCGCTACATCGAAGCCAATAAACATTCCGTTTACTAA
- a CDS encoding aldose epimerase codes for MNTLTLSNTQLTLQVHPNGAEMRSLTDAQREWLWQPGDTGWQSTAPLLFPVVGQLVHQGIYHYGKHWPLPAHGFLRHQRFTVVEQCQEALHLRCHDTSETLAMWPFRWQLDVHYELHDRRVVVRYRLVNTNDNTLWFSLGSHPGFAIPIGQEPGWHVRFSSARCRGPWPTHQRTLIVNDAAPAPIADVLPLTSETFANGALYFSHAEQQTIDVISPSGTSLIQLCTDMHPWLALWSEPGANLLCIEPLFGTTDAPDFTGELRHKRGIVALQSGERFECGFNFTVNADEKGRAR; via the coding sequence ATGAACACATTAACGCTGAGTAATACGCAGCTGACGCTGCAAGTGCATCCCAACGGCGCGGAAATGCGTAGCCTGACGGATGCTCAGCGGGAATGGCTCTGGCAGCCCGGCGATACGGGCTGGCAGAGTACCGCCCCGCTGCTTTTTCCTGTTGTCGGGCAACTCGTTCATCAGGGAATTTATCATTACGGTAAACACTGGCCGTTACCTGCTCATGGTTTTTTGCGGCACCAGCGGTTTACGGTGGTAGAACAGTGTCAGGAAGCGCTACACCTCCGCTGCCATGACACGTCAGAAACGCTCGCCATGTGGCCATTTCGCTGGCAGCTTGATGTCCATTATGAACTGCACGACAGGCGTGTGGTGGTTCGCTATCGGCTGGTCAATACCAATGACAATACGCTGTGGTTTTCGCTGGGCTCACATCCCGGATTTGCTATTCCAATTGGCCAGGAGCCCGGTTGGCACGTCCGCTTTTCATCTGCGCGCTGCCGCGGTCCGTGGCCTACCCACCAGAGAACACTGATCGTGAACGACGCGGCCCCCGCTCCTATTGCTGACGTGCTGCCGTTAACGTCCGAGACATTTGCCAACGGCGCGCTCTATTTCAGCCATGCGGAGCAGCAGACCATCGACGTTATTTCTCCCTCAGGGACTAGCCTGATCCAACTCTGTACCGATATGCACCCCTGGCTCGCACTCTGGTCAGAGCCGGGTGCCAATTTACTCTGTATTGAACCGCTTTTTGGGACGACAGACGCGCCCGATTTCACAGGCGAATTGCGGCACAAGCGGGGTATTGTGGCGCTACAATCGGGCGAACGCTTTGAATGTGGCTTTAACTTCACGGTCAACGCAGACGAAAAAGGAAGAGCAAGGTAA
- a CDS encoding tail fiber assembly protein, which yields MSNYSTQIKNAELNERGLAINTGWITVYHVNPATREYQSASYEYVMQGVGLPADSYADEPQLPPVGQALRRSADGKAWEQVPDYRGQMVYNTETRQAQTVMQFGDLPENMTFLAPATEFDQWDGAAWVTNQEAQQLAVTKSLQQELAARRATATTRIAELNYAVDLAIATDEEQERLTQWKIYLVTLNRIDLTAASVVWPVAPSV from the coding sequence ATGAGCAACTATTCAACACAAATTAAAAACGCAGAACTGAACGAACGTGGATTAGCCATCAACACCGGGTGGATTACGGTTTATCACGTGAACCCGGCTACGCGGGAATATCAGAGCGCCAGCTATGAATATGTGATGCAAGGTGTTGGCCTGCCCGCCGACAGCTATGCCGACGAACCGCAATTGCCGCCTGTCGGCCAAGCCTTGCGCCGTAGCGCAGATGGTAAGGCCTGGGAACAGGTGCCAGACTATCGCGGCCAGATGGTTTACAACACAGAAACCCGTCAGGCGCAGACGGTAATGCAATTCGGCGATCTGCCTGAAAATATGACCTTTCTGGCTCCAGCAACCGAGTTTGATCAATGGGATGGTGCGGCATGGGTGACAAATCAGGAGGCGCAACAACTTGCCGTCACTAAAAGCCTACAGCAGGAACTGGCGGCACGGCGCGCGACAGCAACGACCCGAATTGCCGAGCTGAACTATGCAGTGGACTTGGCTATTGCCACGGATGAAGAGCAAGAACGGCTAACCCAATGGAAAATTTATCTGGTTACATTGAACCGTATTGATCTCACTGCTGCATCCGTCGTGTGGCCAGTAGCGCCCTCCGTGTAA
- a CDS encoding PTS transporter subunit EIIC, whose translation MNSFFSGAQKLGKSFMLPIAVLPAAGLLLGIGGVFSNPITIGTYAFLDNAVLQAIFTLMKLCGSAVFDNLPLLFAVGIAVGMTNTDRGTAGLASVLSFLVMNKAINAMLVITNTLATDNLAVHGQAVILGITTLQTGVLGGILSGLLTAWLHGRYNKIALPELLAFFSGSRFVPIVASFAALFLGVLLFYVWPPIQSGISHLGGLVEKTGYIGTMFYGMILKCLIPFGLHHIFYLPFWMTSIGGEQMVNGTLVQGTQKIFFAQLADPSVTQYYIGVSRFMAGRFADFMFGLPGAALAIYHCAKPENRGKVAGLLLSAALTAFVTGITEPLEFAFMFCAPLLYLVHIVLTGVAFMLAHVLEITVGQTFSGGLIDFLLFGVLQGNAKTNWVLMLPLGAVMFTLYYCSFRFLIQLRQLKTPGREDESTTDSETPTLAGTERAQGIIAALGGKGNIIDVDCCATRLRITVSDPTKVKTDDFKALGSRGTFIRGQGVQVVYGPHVTLIKNEVEELMAV comes from the coding sequence ATGAACAGTTTCTTCTCCGGCGCACAAAAGTTGGGTAAATCGTTTATGTTACCTATCGCCGTCTTACCTGCTGCAGGTTTGCTGTTGGGTATAGGCGGTGTGTTTTCCAACCCAATCACTATCGGAACTTACGCGTTCCTTGATAATGCTGTCTTGCAGGCCATTTTCACATTGATGAAACTGTGTGGCAGCGCCGTGTTTGATAACCTGCCACTGCTGTTTGCCGTCGGGATTGCAGTGGGTATGACCAACACCGATAGAGGAACCGCAGGGCTCGCTTCTGTGTTGTCTTTTCTGGTCATGAACAAGGCCATTAATGCCATGTTGGTGATCACAAACACGCTGGCGACAGATAATCTGGCCGTGCATGGACAAGCCGTTATTCTTGGTATTACGACGCTTCAGACTGGCGTCCTTGGCGGTATTCTTAGCGGCCTGCTCACCGCATGGTTACACGGGCGCTATAACAAGATCGCGCTACCCGAACTGCTGGCATTCTTCAGCGGTTCTCGCTTTGTTCCGATCGTGGCGTCATTTGCTGCACTGTTTCTTGGCGTGTTGCTCTTTTACGTTTGGCCGCCGATCCAGAGCGGTATTTCCCACCTGGGTGGGCTGGTAGAAAAGACCGGGTATATCGGCACGATGTTCTACGGCATGATTCTTAAATGCCTTATCCCATTCGGCCTGCACCATATTTTCTATTTACCGTTCTGGATGACCAGTATCGGTGGAGAACAAATGGTGAACGGTACGCTGGTGCAGGGAACACAAAAAATCTTCTTTGCGCAACTGGCCGATCCCAGCGTGACGCAATATTACATCGGCGTTTCCCGTTTCATGGCAGGCCGCTTTGCTGACTTTATGTTTGGTTTACCCGGTGCCGCACTGGCGATCTACCACTGCGCCAAGCCGGAGAACCGAGGCAAAGTCGCCGGACTGTTGCTTTCCGCCGCGCTGACCGCATTCGTAACCGGCATTACCGAACCGCTGGAATTCGCCTTTATGTTCTGTGCACCGCTGCTGTACCTGGTGCATATCGTCTTGACCGGCGTAGCGTTCATGCTGGCGCACGTCCTCGAAATTACTGTCGGACAAACCTTCTCCGGCGGACTGATCGATTTCCTGCTGTTCGGCGTCTTGCAAGGCAATGCCAAAACCAACTGGGTGTTGATGCTGCCGCTGGGTGCCGTGATGTTTACCCTTTACTACTGCTCATTCCGCTTCCTGATTCAGTTACGCCAGTTGAAAACGCCTGGTCGTGAAGATGAGTCTACCACCGACAGCGAAACACCGACGCTTGCCGGAACCGAGCGCGCTCAGGGCATCATTGCCGCGCTGGGCGGGAAAGGCAACATCATTGACGTGGACTGCTGCGCCACCCGACTGCGCATTACCGTTAGCGATCCCACAAAGGTGAAAACCGATGATTTTAAAGCGTTAGGCAGCCGTGGGACGTTTATTCGCGGGCAAGGCGTTCAGGTGGTATATGGCCCACATGTCACGCTGATTAAGAACGAAGTTGAAGAATTAATGGCCGTTTAA
- a CDS encoding MurR/RpiR family transcriptional regulator: MRGIFSSGTTGLIQNQHALCTMATQESPMSINKEKVRTYIANILHGLSDTNQTIANYVLQNPSMVAQLPVKKLAVEIGVSEATIVRFCKHIGYAGLLELKSALNRELFDDSDLSLPATPDILMNDTRHDVAQKIALTVDRAVKETIDLIDMQTINQIVSLFISARRVMFIGFGASGLAALEARDKMNRIGIDSDAFTDRFSMTLKLANLKPDDLVVAFSHSGETPEVVNAFKLAEKAGATRLAITHSTHSPLTSLGNYVLLTCGESERYQGDSIGTRVSQLFMIEFLCTELTKQNFKDFSSQSISIKALLIKERIKQHST, translated from the coding sequence ATGCGGGGAATATTCAGCAGCGGTACGACAGGCCTGATTCAGAATCAGCACGCTCTGTGTACGATGGCGACGCAGGAATCCCCCATGAGCATCAATAAAGAAAAAGTTCGAACGTATATCGCGAATATCTTGCATGGCCTCAGCGACACGAACCAGACTATCGCCAATTACGTGCTGCAAAACCCCAGCATGGTTGCCCAATTGCCGGTCAAGAAATTGGCAGTGGAGATCGGCGTGAGTGAAGCGACCATCGTCCGGTTCTGCAAACACATCGGCTATGCCGGTCTGCTGGAACTGAAAAGCGCGCTGAACCGTGAGCTGTTTGATGACAGCGATCTGTCATTGCCCGCCACTCCCGATATCCTGATGAATGATACGCGTCACGATGTCGCACAAAAAATTGCCCTCACGGTAGACAGAGCCGTCAAGGAAACCATCGATCTGATTGATATGCAGACGATCAATCAGATAGTCAGTCTGTTTATCTCGGCGCGTCGCGTGATGTTTATCGGCTTCGGCGCATCTGGCCTTGCGGCACTGGAAGCGCGTGACAAGATGAACCGTATCGGCATTGATTCCGATGCCTTTACCGATCGGTTCTCAATGACGTTAAAACTGGCAAATTTGAAGCCTGACGATCTTGTTGTCGCGTTTTCACACTCTGGCGAAACCCCGGAAGTGGTGAATGCCTTTAAACTCGCGGAAAAAGCAGGCGCCACACGGCTTGCAATAACCCACAGCACACACTCGCCGCTCACGAGTTTAGGAAATTATGTGCTGTTAACCTGTGGCGAAAGTGAACGCTATCAGGGGGATTCTATCGGCACCCGTGTTTCGCAGCTTTTCATGATCGAGTTTCTCTGCACCGAACTCACCAAACAGAACTTTAAAGACTTTTCCAGCCAGAGCATCTCAATCAAAGCGCTGTTGATTAAAGAGCGCATTAAACAACATTCAACCTGA
- a CDS encoding sulfatase, whose translation MKAVMLMFDTLTRNHLSPYGGDAITPNFARLAQESVQFDNFYVGSMPCMPARRELHTGRYNFLHRSWGPLEPFDFSMPQALDKHGIHTHMVTDHKHYWRDGGATYHTRYSTFEFIRGQEGDCWQGKVAKPAIHYQGMEDENTRQRRTKRITQDFINRAAMPTQKEHYTERTIQAGLDFINNNKDDDNWFLQIECFDPHEPFFVPEKYLDMYGCKAEDFNGWTPYYCATESPEHAEKVKTFYQALVTMCDDYLGKVMDNLKANGLWDDTLFIVCTDHGFLLGEHQWWGKNIMPVYNEIANTPFFIRDPRSGIQGERRQALAQTIDIPATLLDYFNVPLPPTMHGRPLRPAIENDTPIRDSALYGYFGGHVNITDGEYVYMRGPRQNDKTDLFEYTLMPTRIDSPFALGDFRHMTLHPGFDFTQGAQVMKIPATFGYLNAYRYGDKLFNVADDPRQKEALQDPQRAMAYAQKIAALFRENDAPPELYSRFSLDALSADREQQDRARYEHYPELAGLDVSCEHRGVYESLRLLINAGKAANLSLTAMLQSIPQTSMLRESDIFLMIAAAFSPAAQPELVYQARLLLRID comes from the coding sequence ATGAAAGCTGTCATGTTGATGTTCGATACGCTGACCCGTAACCATCTGTCGCCCTATGGCGGTGACGCCATTACGCCTAACTTTGCCCGTTTGGCGCAGGAGTCGGTGCAGTTCGATAACTTTTATGTCGGCAGCATGCCCTGCATGCCGGCACGGCGCGAGCTTCATACCGGTCGATATAACTTCCTGCACCGCAGTTGGGGGCCGCTGGAACCGTTTGATTTCTCCATGCCGCAGGCGCTGGACAAGCACGGCATCCACACTCATATGGTGACCGACCACAAACATTACTGGCGTGATGGTGGGGCAACCTACCATACCCGCTACTCCACCTTTGAATTTATTCGTGGGCAAGAAGGCGACTGCTGGCAAGGCAAAGTCGCCAAACCCGCCATCCACTATCAGGGCATGGAGGATGAAAACACGCGCCAGCGGCGAACCAAGCGCATTACGCAGGATTTCATCAACCGCGCCGCGATGCCGACCCAAAAAGAGCACTACACCGAGCGCACAATTCAGGCCGGGCTGGACTTCATCAACAACAACAAAGACGACGATAACTGGTTCTTGCAGATTGAATGCTTCGATCCCCATGAACCCTTCTTCGTGCCTGAAAAGTATCTGGACATGTACGGTTGTAAAGCGGAAGACTTCAACGGCTGGACACCCTACTACTGCGCGACGGAAAGCCCTGAGCATGCCGAGAAGGTGAAGACGTTTTATCAGGCGCTGGTCACGATGTGTGACGATTATCTTGGTAAGGTGATGGACAACCTCAAGGCAAACGGGCTGTGGGACGACACCCTGTTTATCGTGTGTACCGATCATGGATTTTTGCTGGGCGAGCACCAGTGGTGGGGCAAAAATATCATGCCGGTGTATAACGAAATCGCCAACACGCCCTTCTTCATACGCGATCCTCGTAGCGGAATTCAGGGAGAACGGCGGCAGGCATTGGCACAAACCATCGATATTCCTGCCACGCTGCTCGATTATTTCAACGTACCGCTGCCGCCCACCATGCACGGCAGGCCGCTACGTCCGGCGATTGAAAACGATACGCCCATCCGTGACAGCGCGCTGTACGGGTACTTTGGCGGGCACGTGAATATCACCGACGGTGAGTACGTCTACATGCGCGGTCCGCGACAAAACGACAAGACGGATCTGTTCGAATACACCTTAATGCCCACGCGCATCGACAGCCCGTTTGCGCTCGGTGATTTCCGGCATATGACACTGCACCCCGGATTTGATTTCACCCAAGGTGCGCAGGTCATGAAGATCCCAGCCACCTTTGGCTACCTCAACGCCTATCGCTATGGCGACAAGTTATTCAATGTCGCTGATGATCCTCGGCAGAAAGAGGCGTTGCAGGATCCACAGCGGGCGATGGCCTATGCCCAGAAGATTGCCGCACTATTCAGGGAAAATGACGCCCCGCCTGAACTCTATTCCCGTTTCAGCCTCGATGCGCTAAGTGCCGATCGGGAACAGCAGGATCGGGCACGCTATGAGCACTATCCTGAACTGGCTGGGCTGGATGTCAGTTGCGAACACCGCGGCGTTTATGAATCATTGCGCCTGCTGATTAATGCAGGAAAAGCGGCCAATCTCTCGCTCACCGCGATGCTGCAATCGATTCCTCAGACATCTATGCTGCGCGAAAGCGATATTTTCCTGATGATTGCGGCGGCATTTTCTCCGGCAGCACAGCCGGAATTGGTGTATCAGGCGCGCCTGCTCTTGCGGATTGATTGA
- a CDS encoding DUF202 domain-containing protein yields the protein MDTTRDPGLQPQRTGMAWSRTLFVVLINSLLCFRLSMVNDSRVVFACAILLLCVSALMSVLAILRYRFNAHCQSVLSRASHGLIVLTSASIVLTALVLLLHFSGVW from the coding sequence ATGGACACGACTCGCGATCCGGGGTTACAGCCACAGCGAACCGGCATGGCCTGGTCACGTACGCTGTTTGTGGTGCTGATCAACAGCCTGCTGTGTTTTCGTCTGAGCATGGTGAATGACAGCCGGGTGGTATTTGCCTGCGCCATTCTGCTCTTGTGTGTTTCTGCGTTGATGTCGGTGCTGGCGATTCTGCGCTACCGCTTTAACGCCCATTGCCAATCGGTGCTATCACGCGCCAGCCACGGGCTGATCGTGCTCACGTCAGCGTCAATTGTGCTCACCGCGCTGGTCTTGCTGCTGCATTTCAGCGGCGTGTGGTAG
- the cydA gene encoding cytochrome ubiquinol oxidase subunit I, with protein sequence MFDVVELSRLQFALTAMYHFLFVPLTLGLSFLLAIMNTTYVLTGKQIYKDMTKFWGKLFAINFALGVATGLTLEFQFGTNWSYYSHYVGDIFGAPLAMEGLMAFFLESTLIGLFFFGWDRLTKVQHMLVTWFVALGSNFSALWILVANGWMQNPIAAEFNYETMRMEMLSFAELVLNPVAQVKFVHTVAAGYTAGAMFVLGISSYYLLRGRDIAFAKRSFAIAASFGLASVLSVIVLGDESGYVMGDVQKTKLAAIEAEWETQPAPASFTLFAIPNQETMQNDYAIHVPYLLGLIATRSLDKPVVGIKDLMAQHEIRIRNGMTAYGLLEELRSGNTDPAVRAQFEAAKRDLGYGLLLKRYTDDVANASENQIQQATKDSIPRVAPLYVAFRLMVGCGVLMLGIFALSFWSVIRGRMGQRKWLHRAALYGIPLPWIAIESGWFVAEYGRQPWAVGEVLPTAVANSSLEAHDILLSMGLICGLYTLFLIAEMYLMFKFARLGPSSLKTGRYHFEQPTASSLATPAKP encoded by the coding sequence ATGTTTGATGTCGTTGAGCTGTCGCGGCTGCAATTTGCCCTGACCGCCATGTATCACTTTCTTTTTGTCCCGCTAACGCTGGGGTTGTCTTTCCTGCTGGCCATTATGAACACCACGTATGTGTTAACCGGCAAGCAAATCTACAAGGATATGACCAAATTCTGGGGCAAGCTGTTCGCCATCAACTTTGCGCTGGGCGTGGCAACCGGTCTGACGCTGGAATTTCAGTTCGGTACCAACTGGTCTTACTATTCTCACTACGTGGGCGACATTTTTGGCGCGCCGCTGGCGATGGAAGGGCTGATGGCGTTCTTCCTCGAATCCACGTTGATCGGCCTGTTCTTTTTCGGTTGGGATCGTCTGACTAAAGTCCAGCATATGCTGGTGACCTGGTTCGTTGCGCTGGGCTCCAACTTCTCCGCCCTGTGGATTCTGGTCGCCAACGGCTGGATGCAAAACCCGATTGCCGCTGAGTTCAATTATGAAACCATGCGCATGGAAATGCTGAGCTTCGCCGAACTGGTGCTGAACCCGGTCGCGCAGGTGAAGTTCGTCCACACCGTGGCAGCGGGCTACACCGCTGGTGCGATGTTCGTCCTCGGGATCAGCTCTTACTACCTGCTGAGAGGCCGCGATATTGCCTTTGCCAAGCGCTCGTTCGCCATTGCAGCGAGTTTCGGCCTGGCTTCGGTGCTGTCCGTCATCGTACTGGGTGATGAATCCGGCTATGTGATGGGCGACGTACAGAAAACCAAGCTGGCAGCGATCGAAGCCGAATGGGAAACACAGCCTGCACCGGCCTCTTTCACGCTGTTCGCTATCCCCAATCAAGAAACGATGCAGAACGATTATGCGATCCACGTTCCCTACCTGCTGGGGCTCATCGCCACGCGTTCGCTCGACAAACCCGTCGTCGGTATTAAAGACCTGATGGCGCAACATGAGATTCGCATTCGTAACGGCATGACGGCCTATGGTCTGCTGGAGGAACTGCGTTCGGGCAACACCGATCCCGCCGTTCGCGCACAATTTGAGGCTGCCAAGCGCGATCTTGGCTACGGCCTGCTGCTTAAGCGCTATACCGATGACGTCGCCAACGCCAGTGAAAACCAGATTCAGCAGGCAACCAAAGACTCAATCCCGCGCGTCGCACCGCTGTATGTCGCGTTTCGCCTGATGGTGGGCTGCGGCGTGCTGATGCTTGGCATTTTTGCGCTGTCGTTCTGGAGCGTGATACGCGGCCGCATGGGACAGCGTAAATGGCTACACCGCGCCGCGCTGTACGGGATTCCCCTGCCCTGGATCGCGATTGAATCCGGCTGGTTCGTCGCCGAGTACGGCCGTCAGCCGTGGGCAGTCGGCGAGGTTCTGCCTACCGCCGTTGCCAATTCTTCATTGGAGGCACACGACATTCTGCTGTCGATGGGGCTGATTTGCGGACTGTATACGCTGTTTCTGATTGCGGAAATGTATCTGATGTTCAAATTCGCCCGACTGGGGCCAAGCAGCCTGAAAACCGGCCGCTACCACTTTGAACAACCGACCGCATCGTCCCTCGCAACACCTGCAAAACCGTAA
- a CDS encoding anaerobic sulfatase maturase has translation MKRPFHLMAKPTSYQCNLACDYCFYLEKEQGTLKTAKSKRHMDDDILRQYVRQYIEANPAGEIEFTWQGGEPTMAGIDFYRRALAYQRQYAQGKVIRNSMQTNGVLLDEEWAAFLAENQFLIGLSIDGPKWLHDRYRVTHSGKSVFDRVINAVAVLKQHKVDFNLLTVVNNETAQAPLEIYRFLTQELGAQHVQFIPAVEQRPVDSCYGELIHPQTLGNTQVTPWSVSGEAYGHFMNTIFDYWVRHDVGRVFVQLFDNALAAWAGDKPSLCVMQATCGTGLVVEMNGDIYSCDHFVYPAHRLGNLTTDRLDKLVNSKQQRQFGMQKANLSPECVRCEYRFACHGGCPKHRIHRVDKHWHNHLCAGYKAIFSHIDPYMRYMTQQLQRHQPPANVMNVAAFIAAEQV, from the coding sequence ATGAAACGACCTTTTCACCTGATGGCAAAACCCACCAGCTATCAGTGTAATCTTGCCTGCGACTATTGCTTCTATCTTGAGAAAGAGCAGGGAACGCTTAAAACGGCGAAATCGAAGCGGCATATGGATGACGACATCCTGCGTCAGTACGTGCGGCAGTACATTGAGGCAAACCCCGCAGGCGAAATTGAATTTACCTGGCAGGGCGGCGAGCCCACGATGGCGGGCATCGATTTCTACCGCCGCGCGTTGGCCTACCAGCGACAATATGCTCAGGGAAAGGTCATTCGCAACAGCATGCAAACCAACGGTGTATTGCTTGATGAGGAGTGGGCGGCGTTTCTGGCGGAGAATCAGTTTTTGATTGGTTTGTCGATAGACGGGCCAAAATGGTTGCACGACCGCTACCGCGTTACCCACAGCGGGAAATCGGTTTTTGATCGGGTAATCAATGCGGTGGCGGTGCTAAAACAGCACAAGGTTGATTTCAATCTGTTAACCGTCGTGAATAATGAAACGGCGCAGGCTCCGTTGGAGATCTATCGATTCCTGACTCAGGAACTGGGAGCACAGCATGTCCAATTCATCCCTGCCGTTGAACAGCGTCCGGTTGATAGCTGCTATGGTGAATTAATTCATCCACAGACGTTAGGGAACACGCAGGTGACGCCGTGGTCGGTCAGCGGCGAGGCGTATGGCCATTTTATGAACACCATTTTTGATTACTGGGTGCGCCACGACGTTGGACGGGTATTTGTGCAACTGTTCGATAATGCACTGGCCGCATGGGCGGGAGACAAGCCCAGCCTCTGCGTCATGCAGGCGACCTGCGGCACGGGGCTGGTGGTTGAGATGAATGGTGATATTTACAGCTGCGATCATTTTGTTTATCCAGCACATCGGCTGGGTAACCTGACCACCGATCGTTTGGATAAGTTGGTCAATAGCAAACAGCAACGCCAGTTTGGTATGCAGAAAGCTAATCTATCGCCAGAATGCGTGCGCTGTGAATACCGTTTCGCCTGCCACGGCGGGTGCCCGAAACATCGTATTCACCGTGTTGATAAGCATTGGCATAACCATCTTTGCGCGGGCTATAAGGCCATTTTTTCCCATATCGATCCCTATATGCGTTATATGACGCAGCAGTTGCAGCGACACCAGCCGCCAGCCAATGTGATGAACGTGGCAGCATTTATTGCGGCGGAGCAGGTGTAG
- a CDS encoding YidH family protein has translation MTTPRQDKTPWWSQGKTPDYRFSLANERTFLAWIRTALAFLAGAVGIDQFTVHIDPLLRQGLSLLLVVSAALLGALAYRRWVSNEKAMRQESDMPYTPMLLIVTLFITLIAIALAAMILFG, from the coding sequence ATGACAACACCCAGACAGGACAAAACACCGTGGTGGAGTCAGGGGAAAACCCCGGACTACCGTTTTTCATTAGCGAATGAGCGCACCTTTCTGGCGTGGATTCGCACCGCGCTGGCGTTTCTTGCCGGCGCGGTGGGTATCGACCAATTTACCGTGCACATCGATCCACTGTTGCGTCAAGGGCTGTCGTTGTTGCTGGTCGTCAGCGCGGCACTGCTTGGGGCGTTGGCGTATCGTCGCTGGGTCAGTAATGAGAAAGCGATGCGTCAGGAAAGCGATATGCCGTATACGCCAATGCTGCTGATCGTGACGCTGTTCATCACCCTCATTGCCATCGCGCTTGCCGCCATGATTCTGTTCGGGTAG